The Vigna unguiculata cultivar IT97K-499-35 chromosome 6, ASM411807v1, whole genome shotgun sequence genome contains a region encoding:
- the LOC114188412 gene encoding uncharacterized protein LOC114188412, whose product MEEQQLKDLKIKNYLYQAIDREILDTILNDETSKDIWESMKQKFQGSTRVKRAQLQALRKEFETLQMKEGESVNSYFGRTLKIAKSMKVVGECMEESVITAKILRFMTTKFNYVVCSIEESNNMNTMTIDELQSSLLVHEQRMTCLVEEEQVMQTIFDEKNGRGR is encoded by the coding sequence ATGGAGGAACAACAACTGAAAGATTTGAAGATAAAGAATTATCTTTATCAAGCAATAGATAGAGAGATTTTGGACACAATACTAAATGATGAAACGTCCAAGGATATATGGGAGTCTATGAAGCAAAAATTTCAAGGCTCTACAAGGGTGAAACGTGCGCAACTGCAGGCCTTACGAAAGGAATTCGAGACACTCCAAATGAAGGAAGGAGAATCGGTGAACTCATACTTTGGCCGCACTCTAAAGATAGCCAAAAGTATGAAAGTAGTGGGAGAATGTATGGAAGAGAGTGTCATCACTGCAAAAATCTTGCGGTTTATGACTACGAAATTCAACTATGTGGTATGTTCAATTGAGGAATCCAACAACATGAATACCATGACCATAGACGAATTACAAAGTAGCCTATTGGTGCATGAGCAGCGAATGACATGCTTAGTGGAAGAAGAGCAGGTTATGCAAACAATATTTGATGAGAAGAATGGAAGAGGAAGATGA
- the LOC114189208 gene encoding uncharacterized protein LOC114189208, whose translation MEEYSIEDNEELRKAIDDIRPSHFRNLLKLSIKYCDQRLNNFLSILMKRANKLQDISIKQCQTLEHLFDLNEFTPDNDGHDKYFTQIKALILIELHQVKCIWNKDPVGILGFENLQMVHIISCSSLDKLFTPSAAKKLSQLNELKLEACQMLQKVIDSGNIETIKFPTLNKVEFKSLSRLIHFYLYPLEFPQLRSLIIEKCPELEEFTTGFATTNASQITNDRSFSELNELKLDNCHKLVCAVSSKALHELKSLKKLIVSHCNTLELVFNIHDEISYHTNLLQHLDELILIDLPKLSYVINKKFVRFCESMQSLQVKQCKLLKWLPISLMLISIEISNCEALEKIMTTDKDEGTRGKNTFPKLKFVCLKNLTNLYSLFSFTSEFPSLEELKITNCPNLTNFVEESKELKDLSISTTSNVFFPNSLSLETLKMLYMKNQDFEKLWQNNCHSKSFYELEYLTLSNNNKLLNVISSNIIIRLNKLKKLTLEQCDVLTEIFYLEDDKPTGIIQELLPQLQELALSYLRSFTCIWNMEPSVSFFQNLMSLHIVHCGTLQSLFSISSTKNLQNLKSLKLCNCDKLEEVISIDNREDMTVSFPKMECLVLKDLPKLLSFHQQNGTIHLPNIQIVRARNIPRMKFFSVGIVITPLLRSIHVTFARKLWLGNLNETLSYISNNPGKFHFAELFGFPS comes from the exons ATGGAAGAGTACTCTATTGAAGACAATGAGGAATTAAGAAAGGCAATAGATGACATTCGCCCTTCACATTTTAGGAACTTGCTAAAACTTTCGATAAAATATTGTGATCAAAGGCTAAACAAttttttgtctattttgatgaagAGAGCAAACAAGCTTCAAGATATAAGCATTAAGCAATGCCAAACTTTAGAACATTTGTTTGATCTCAATGAATTTACCCCTGACAATGATGGGCATGACAAATATTTTACACAAATAAAGGCATTAATATTGATAGAACTACATCAGGTAAAATGCATATGGAACAAGGATCCAGTGGGAATTCTTGGCTTTGAAAATTTGCAAATGGTACACATAATAAGTTGTTCCTCTCTGGATAAGTTGTTCACTCCTTCTGCAGCTAAGAAACTCAGCCAACTAAATGAACTAAAGTTAGAGGCATGTCAAATGTTACAGAAAGTTATTGATAGTGGTAACATTGAAACAATTAAATTCCCAACATTAAATAAGGTGGAGTTCAAGTCTCTCTCAAGATTGATTCACTTTTACTTATATCCTCTAGAATTCCCACAACTAAGATCTTTGATAATAGAAAAATGTCCCGAGCTAGAAGAATTTACAACTGGGTTTGCAACTACAAATGCGTCACAAATAACTAATGACAGGTCGTTTTCTGAGTTGAATGAACTCAAGTTAGATAACTGCCACAAGTTGGTATGTGCAGTCTCTTCTAAGGCATTGCATGAGTTGAAGAGTCTGAAGAAGCTCATTGTGAGCCATTGCAACACATTGGAACTGGTATTTAACATTCATGATGAAATATCTTATCATACAAATCTCCTACAACATCTGGATGAATTGATTTTGATTGATCTACCTAAACTAAGTTATGTCATCAACAAAAAGTTTGTTAGGTTTTGTGAAAGCATGCAAAGCTTACAAGTGAAGCAATGTAAGTTACTTAAATGGCTACCAATTTCTTTAATGCTGATAAGTATAGAAATTTCAAATTGTGAAGCCTTGGAGAAAATTATGACCACTGATAAAGATGAAGGAACAAGAGGAAAGAACACATTTCCTAAGTTAAAGTTTGTCTGTCTCAAGAACTTGACAAACTTGTATAGTCTTTTCTCTTTTACATCTGAATTTCCTTCCTTAGAAGaattgaaaataacaaattgtcccaatttgacaaattttgttgAAGAGTCTAAGGAACTAAAAGATCTTTCAATATCGACCACTTCAAATGTTTTCTTCCCAAATTCA TTATCATTGGAAACATTGAAGATGTTGTACATGAAAAATCAAGATTTTGAGAAGCTTTGGCAGAACAATTGTCATTCCAAATCATTTTATGAATTGGAATATCTAACTTTGAGTAACAACAACAAATTATTGAATGTCATCTCTTCTAACATTATCATAAGACTTAACAAGTTGAAAAAATTGACTTTGGAACAATGTGATGTATTGACTGAGATATTTTATCTTGAAGATGATAAACCAACTGGTATTATCCAAGAACTTCTTCCTCAGTTGCAGGAATTGGCATTGAGTTATCTAAGAAGTTTCACTTGTATTTGGAACATGGAACCTTCAGTTTcctttttccaaaatttaatgTCACTTCACATTGTTCATTGTGGAACCCTCCAAAgtctattttcaatttcttctaCAAAAAACCTTCAAAATCTCAAATCACTAAAATTGTGCAATTGTGACAAATTAGAGGAGGTAATATCTATTGATAATCGTGAAGACATGACAGTTAGTTTTCCAAAAATGGAGTGTCTTGTACTCAAGGATCTTCCAAAGTTGCTTAGTTTCCATCAACAAAATGGAACAATTCATTTACCTAACATACAAATTGTGCGGGCAAGAAATATTCCaagaatgaaatttttttcagtAGGTATAGTTATCACCCCATTGCTGAGATCAATACATGTTACATTTGCCAGGAAACTTTGGTTAGGAAATTTAAATGAGACCTTATCCTATATAAGCAACAATCCAG GCAAATTTCATTTTGCAGAATTATTTGGTTTTCCTTCATGA